From Saccharothrix espanaensis DSM 44229, the proteins below share one genomic window:
- a CDS encoding aspartyl/asparaginyl beta-hydroxylase domain-containing protein, whose translation MDVDRVLAELDTEFGSDGLERIEECLRILVGERAPTYLHDEQEPTRLFFPGISALPWHDTAGLGWVRAVEADFPLIREEFSALRQEDVPFAPYEDAYTKELGWRGWDTFSLYRNGVVDPEAANRCPNTLAALDKTPHGPRDGMFTVLNPGVHITPHTGGVNLLLTCHLALVVPPDCHITVADDRRTWTEGRCLLFDDSFIHEARNEGTEQRCVLLWDVWHPDLSEKEVRVLDHLMPRFQQYLVAV comes from the coding sequence GTGGACGTTGACCGAGTACTCGCCGAACTGGACACCGAGTTCGGCTCGGACGGGCTGGAGCGCATCGAGGAGTGCCTGCGCATCCTCGTCGGCGAGCGGGCTCCGACGTACCTGCACGACGAGCAGGAGCCGACCCGGCTGTTCTTCCCCGGTATCAGCGCCCTGCCCTGGCACGACACGGCGGGACTGGGGTGGGTGCGCGCGGTCGAGGCCGACTTCCCGCTGATCCGGGAGGAGTTCTCCGCCCTGCGCCAGGAGGACGTGCCGTTCGCGCCCTACGAGGACGCCTACACCAAGGAACTGGGCTGGCGCGGCTGGGACACCTTCTCCCTGTACCGCAACGGGGTGGTCGACCCCGAGGCGGCCAACCGCTGCCCGAACACCCTGGCCGCGCTGGACAAGACCCCGCACGGGCCGAGGGACGGCATGTTCACCGTCCTCAACCCCGGCGTGCACATCACCCCGCACACCGGCGGGGTCAACCTGCTGCTGACCTGCCACCTCGCCCTGGTGGTGCCGCCCGACTGCCACATCACCGTCGCCGACGACCGCCGCACCTGGACCGAGGGCCGCTGCCTGCTGTTCGACGACAGCTTCATCCACGAGGCCCGCAACGAGGGGACCGAACAGCGCTGCGTGCTGCTCTGGGACGTCTGGCACCCGGACCTGAGCGAGAAGGAGGTCCGCGTGCTGGACCACCTCATGCCGCGCTTCCAGCAGTACCTGGTCGCCGTCTGA
- a CDS encoding non-ribosomal peptide synthetase, which yields MRPEPAPERAPLTYPQLGIWRTEQLAGGAALHNETGALRLSGPLDVAAIEAALAEVVAGHQVMRCAIEDGDPEPGLVFHPAVTVPVRVLQVPAGTDPARLLGRLAALPLDLGRAPLLRAHLVRLTAREHVLLVVAHHIIADAWSLGGFLDELGARYTARLTGAAAPRLAGGPDFGAHARAERAAGDDPAQVAYWRDRLAGDPPVTTLPPDRPHPARTDHAGAVHEFTLPAPLVAATGALARRERVSTAATVLAAFTALVHRYTGQRDVVVGLTAATRGRPGLAGVFGPLLNLLPCRTGVDPDAPFRSLLAATRDTVKGALRHKELPFARMVELFGGGTAGDRAPLFRLLVSIHNGRSGQLTLPLVAAERVPVHSGTAKYDLTLILQPLPDGALRGLLEYRASTYTAATAVRFAEGLSVLLAAAVEDPDLPVGDLPVLGSADRERLLVGFNDPGAHVSPSWTLSDVVRRNAERSPERIAVRCAGTALDYRELDRAADVIAGALAVRPGDRVAIAVSRRAEVVPLLLGVWRAGAVAVPMGAELPAARAEAVVADSGAALVVTDADLPVLMAGPRVACDRVDPSAPAYLLYTSGSTGRPKGVTVPHRALANLLSALVAEPGLASSDTVLSVTALSFDMSMVELCAPLVVGATVEIVPDSATRDGAALADVLAASGATVLQATPSTWRLLLDSGWAGDPRLRAFAGGEALEPRLVEELLARTAELWNLYGPTEVTVYATGERVLPGEPITIGRPLAGAYCHVLDQRGRPVPLGAIGELVVGGPGVALGYWRAPALTAGSFVDDPVRPGEGRTVYRTGDLAGYLPDGRIVLHGRLDHQVKIRGHRVEPGEVEAALTTLPGVRQAVVQADGDPVRLVAFLVLDPEVGFDPGELRAALRTRLPEVMVPSAVAVLPEIPLTSGGKLDRIALRALAGSAVAPAPGGRAPATRTEHVLATLCAEVLGLPEGSVGVTDDFFDLGGSSLTVSRFVARVRHALDVPLQLSEFVGAPTLADLARLVDARQAETSPRRPAALARPPGTPSDQQRQLWLMDRLHPGSAVYHLPASVRLRGELDVAALALAVRDLLIRHPVLRSTSAVTGDGLEVRVGPVPDTRLPVVDLAGLPPERAEGVAAALTAHEIRRPFDLSRSPLLRALLIRLSAAEHVLVVTAHHTALDGWSVPIALADLAACYRHRTGMAGPPPDPGPGYAEHTTDGDDTAHWREVLRGHPGVLDLPTDRPRPPVRDLAGANLPVVLAADRVRAFAAESGATPFTVLLAAYAALLGRYAGSEDVVVGVPVANREDPAFDRAVGCFTTTLPLRVDLSGDPSLAELTGRVRATLLAGLDHPRAALDLLGAELDLSRDPSRPPLVQAAFVYQERPFPPLLLTGRAAEVRALTTGTAKYELGLTLVDEGDRFAGDLEYPTGLFDESTAVRFAEQLAVLLAESTTAPDRPLSAARLSDVDPAPIEPAGADRARYPTPVAELFRRQALARPDAVALRHAGEVLTYGELAAWAHGVAGAVRATRSAAGGIVAVLLPVGAAQVAAALGVLAAGHPFLVLDTDDESPRTAGLLADAEPVCVVTTARLAEARSAVLAGLPVADPGAPEPGAPAPADPWPGRGEDPLCLVYTSGSTGVPKGVLLSNATFAQFANWQAGCVEVGPDSRIAQWAPFTYDAAYTEVFLALLRGATLCLPPRAARRDPVAMTAWLHAERITHFETVPSFFALVTEVFDGGAGVPPELAHVQLSGEVLPEALARRWRGPLPPLVHNQYGPTECVLATHHRLTATDTAGPVPIGTAIAGREVLVLDDRLRSCPDGVPGRLYVRSDHLAGAYHRRRADTAAAYVPDPWRPGGTLYHTGDLGRRRDGVLEFLGRSDLQLKIRGNRVEPAGVEALLADHPDVREAVVTAHDGGGPAPVLVGYVVPASGRTPDPAALRAHLAARLPSPSVPDVVLVLDDLPRTRSNKVDYRNLPAPGARPVGGQAERPRTGAEEVVARAWRDVLGLDRVGRDTNFFDAGGNSLLAARLQLLLIERLGRPVRLVDVFAHPTIAELTARVLATGPRAPEQDGARADRRRAALRSLSRARGGVRRTDDDGEVHSGR from the coding sequence ATGCGTCCCGAGCCCGCGCCCGAACGGGCACCGCTGACCTACCCGCAACTGGGCATCTGGCGCACCGAGCAGCTCGCGGGTGGGGCCGCGCTGCACAACGAGACCGGCGCGCTGCGGCTGTCGGGGCCGCTGGACGTGGCGGCGATCGAGGCCGCGCTGGCGGAAGTCGTGGCGGGGCACCAGGTGATGCGCTGCGCGATCGAGGACGGCGACCCCGAGCCGGGCCTGGTGTTCCACCCGGCCGTGACGGTGCCCGTGCGGGTCCTCCAGGTGCCGGCCGGAACAGATCCGGCGCGGTTGCTCGGTCGGCTGGCCGCGCTTCCGCTCGACCTCGGCCGTGCTCCTCTGCTGCGGGCGCACCTGGTCCGCCTGACCGCGCGGGAGCACGTCCTCCTGGTGGTCGCGCACCACATCATCGCCGACGCCTGGTCGCTCGGCGGGTTCCTGGACGAACTCGGCGCGCGCTACACCGCGCGGCTCACCGGGGCGGCGGCGCCGCGTCTGGCCGGCGGTCCGGACTTCGGCGCGCACGCCCGCGCGGAGCGGGCGGCCGGCGACGACCCGGCGCAGGTGGCGTACTGGCGCGACCGACTGGCCGGCGACCCGCCCGTGACCACCTTGCCGCCGGACCGGCCGCACCCGGCGCGCACCGACCACGCGGGGGCGGTGCACGAGTTCACCCTGCCGGCGCCGCTGGTGGCCGCGACGGGCGCGCTGGCCCGGCGGGAACGCGTCAGCACGGCGGCCACCGTGCTGGCCGCGTTCACGGCGCTGGTCCACCGGTACACCGGACAGCGGGACGTGGTGGTCGGCCTGACCGCCGCCACGCGCGGCAGGCCGGGTTTGGCCGGGGTGTTCGGCCCGTTGCTCAACCTGTTGCCCTGCCGCACCGGAGTGGACCCGGACGCCCCGTTCCGGTCGCTGCTGGCGGCCACCCGGGACACCGTCAAGGGAGCGCTGCGGCACAAGGAACTTCCCTTCGCCCGGATGGTCGAGCTGTTCGGTGGCGGCACGGCCGGCGATCGCGCCCCGCTGTTCCGGCTGCTGGTGTCCATCCACAACGGACGGTCCGGGCAGCTCACGCTGCCGCTGGTCGCCGCGGAGCGGGTGCCGGTGCACAGCGGCACGGCCAAGTACGACCTCACCCTGATCCTGCAACCGCTGCCCGACGGCGCGCTGCGAGGTCTGCTGGAGTACCGCGCCTCGACGTACACCGCCGCGACCGCCGTGCGCTTCGCCGAAGGGCTCTCCGTGCTGCTCGCCGCGGCGGTCGAGGACCCGGACCTGCCGGTGGGTGACCTGCCGGTGCTGGGCTCGGCGGACCGCGAGCGGCTGCTGGTCGGGTTCAACGATCCCGGCGCTCACGTGAGCCCGTCGTGGACCTTGTCGGACGTGGTGCGCCGCAACGCCGAGCGATCGCCGGAGCGGATCGCGGTCCGCTGTGCCGGCACCGCGCTGGACTACCGGGAACTCGACCGGGCGGCGGACGTGATCGCGGGTGCGCTCGCCGTGCGGCCGGGCGACCGGGTCGCGATCGCGGTGTCCCGCCGGGCCGAGGTGGTGCCGCTGCTGCTGGGCGTCTGGCGAGCGGGCGCGGTCGCCGTGCCGATGGGCGCCGAACTGCCCGCGGCACGCGCCGAAGCCGTCGTCGCCGACAGCGGTGCCGCGCTGGTCGTCACCGACGCCGACCTGCCCGTGCTCATGGCCGGCCCGCGGGTGGCGTGCGACCGCGTCGACCCGTCCGCGCCCGCCTACCTGCTCTACACGTCGGGCTCCACCGGGCGGCCCAAGGGTGTCACCGTGCCGCACCGCGCGCTGGCCAACCTGCTGAGCGCGCTGGTGGCGGAACCGGGCTTGGCGTCCTCGGACACCGTGCTGTCGGTGACCGCGTTGTCCTTCGACATGTCCATGGTGGAGCTGTGCGCGCCGCTGGTCGTGGGTGCGACGGTGGAGATCGTGCCGGACTCGGCGACCCGCGACGGCGCGGCGTTGGCGGACGTGCTGGCCGCGAGCGGCGCGACCGTGCTCCAGGCCACTCCGTCGACCTGGCGGCTGCTGCTGGACAGCGGCTGGGCGGGCGACCCGCGCCTGCGCGCGTTCGCCGGCGGGGAAGCGCTGGAACCGCGCCTGGTCGAGGAACTGCTCGCCCGCACCGCCGAGCTGTGGAACCTGTACGGTCCCACCGAGGTCACCGTGTACGCCACCGGGGAACGGGTGCTGCCGGGAGAGCCGATCACCATCGGCCGCCCGCTGGCAGGCGCCTACTGCCACGTGCTGGACCAGCGGGGCAGGCCCGTGCCGCTCGGCGCGATCGGCGAGCTGGTCGTGGGCGGCCCCGGCGTCGCCCTCGGCTACTGGCGGGCACCGGCGCTCACGGCCGGTTCCTTCGTGGACGATCCGGTGCGGCCGGGGGAGGGGCGGACCGTCTACCGCACCGGCGACCTGGCCGGGTACCTGCCCGACGGGCGGATCGTGCTGCACGGCAGGCTCGACCACCAGGTCAAGATCCGCGGCCACCGGGTCGAGCCGGGTGAGGTGGAGGCGGCGCTCACCACCCTGCCGGGGGTGCGGCAGGCCGTGGTCCAGGCGGACGGGGACCCGGTGCGGTTGGTCGCGTTCCTGGTGCTCGACCCGGAGGTCGGGTTCGACCCCGGCGAGCTGCGCGCCGCGCTGCGGACCCGGCTGCCCGAGGTGATGGTGCCCTCGGCGGTGGCCGTGCTGCCCGAGATCCCGCTGACCTCCGGTGGCAAGCTCGACCGGATCGCCCTGCGCGCCCTGGCGGGCAGTGCCGTCGCGCCGGCCCCGGGCGGACGTGCCCCCGCCACCCGGACCGAGCACGTGCTCGCGACCCTGTGCGCCGAGGTGCTGGGCCTGCCGGAGGGCTCGGTCGGGGTCACCGACGACTTCTTCGACCTCGGGGGCAGCTCGCTCACCGTCTCCCGGTTCGTCGCCCGGGTCCGGCACGCCTTGGACGTGCCCCTCCAGCTGTCCGAGTTCGTCGGCGCGCCGACGCTCGCCGACCTGGCCCGGCTGGTCGACGCCCGGCAGGCGGAGACGTCGCCGCGCCGTCCGGCCGCCCTGGCCCGGCCGCCGGGCACACCGAGCGACCAGCAGCGGCAGCTGTGGCTGATGGACCGGCTGCACCCGGGCAGCGCCGTCTACCACCTGCCTGCCTCGGTCCGGCTGCGCGGCGAACTGGACGTCGCCGCGTTGGCGCTCGCCGTGCGTGACCTGCTGATCCGCCACCCGGTGCTGCGCAGCACGTCCGCGGTCACCGGCGACGGCCTGGAAGTGCGCGTCGGTCCGGTGCCGGACACCCGGCTGCCGGTCGTCGACCTCGCGGGCCTCCCACCCGAGCGGGCCGAGGGGGTCGCCGCCGCGCTGACCGCGCACGAGATCCGCCGCCCGTTCGACCTGTCCCGGTCGCCGCTGCTGCGCGCACTGCTCATCCGGCTGTCCGCGGCAGAGCACGTGCTGGTGGTGACCGCGCACCACACGGCGTTGGACGGCTGGTCGGTGCCGATAGCGCTGGCGGACCTCGCCGCCTGCTACCGGCACCGCACCGGGATGGCCGGACCGCCGCCGGACCCCGGCCCCGGCTACGCCGAGCACACCACCGACGGCGACGACACGGCCCACTGGCGGGAGGTGCTGCGCGGCCATCCGGGTGTGCTCGACCTGCCCACCGACCGCCCCCGGCCGCCGGTGCGCGACCTGGCGGGCGCGAACCTGCCGGTGGTGCTGGCGGCGGATCGGGTGCGCGCCTTCGCCGCCGAGTCGGGCGCGACCCCGTTCACGGTGCTGCTGGCCGCCTACGCCGCCCTGCTCGGCCGGTACGCGGGCAGCGAGGACGTCGTGGTGGGTGTGCCGGTGGCCAACCGGGAGGACCCGGCCTTCGACCGGGCCGTCGGCTGCTTCACCACCACGCTCCCACTCCGCGTCGACCTGTCCGGCGATCCCTCGCTCGCCGAGTTGACCGGACGGGTGCGCGCCACCCTGCTCGCCGGGCTCGACCACCCGCGGGCCGCGCTGGACCTGCTGGGCGCGGAACTCGACCTGTCCCGTGATCCGAGCAGACCGCCGCTGGTGCAAGCCGCGTTCGTGTACCAGGAACGCCCGTTCCCGCCGCTGCTGCTCACCGGGCGGGCGGCCGAGGTGCGCGCGTTGACCACCGGCACCGCCAAGTACGAGCTGGGCCTGACCCTCGTCGACGAGGGGGACCGGTTCGCCGGTGACCTGGAGTACCCCACCGGGCTGTTCGACGAGTCCACGGCGGTCCGGTTCGCCGAACAGCTCGCCGTGCTGCTGGCCGAGAGCACCACCGCACCCGACCGCCCGCTGTCCGCTGCCCGTCTGTCCGACGTGGACCCGGCCCCGATCGAACCGGCGGGTGCGGACCGCGCCCGGTACCCGACCCCGGTCGCCGAGCTGTTCCGGCGGCAGGCCCTGGCCCGCCCGGACGCGGTCGCGCTGCGGCACGCCGGGGAGGTCCTGACCTACGGCGAGCTCGCGGCTTGGGCGCACGGCGTGGCGGGGGCGGTACGCGCCACCCGGAGCGCGGCCGGCGGGATCGTGGCGGTGCTGCTGCCCGTCGGGGCGGCGCAGGTGGCCGCCGCGCTCGGCGTCCTGGCGGCGGGTCACCCGTTCCTGGTGCTCGACACCGACGACGAGTCCCCGAGGACGGCCGGGCTGCTCGCGGACGCCGAACCGGTCTGCGTGGTGACCACCGCCCGGCTCGCCGAGGCGCGGTCGGCGGTGCTCGCCGGGCTGCCCGTGGCGGACCCGGGCGCGCCGGAGCCCGGGGCGCCCGCGCCCGCGGACCCGTGGCCCGGCCGCGGCGAGGACCCGCTGTGCCTGGTGTACACGTCGGGGTCCACCGGCGTGCCGAAGGGCGTGCTGCTGTCCAACGCCACCTTCGCCCAGTTCGCGAACTGGCAGGCCGGCTGCGTCGAGGTGGGCCCCGACAGCCGGATCGCCCAGTGGGCCCCGTTCACCTACGACGCGGCCTACACCGAGGTCTTCCTCGCGCTGCTGCGCGGCGCCACGCTCTGCCTGCCGCCGCGGGCCGCGCGCCGGGACCCGGTGGCCATGACCGCCTGGCTGCACGCCGAGCGCATCACCCACTTCGAGACCGTGCCCTCGTTCTTCGCGTTGGTGACCGAGGTCTTCGACGGCGGGGCGGGTGTGCCGCCGGAGCTGGCGCACGTCCAACTCTCGGGCGAGGTGCTGCCGGAAGCGCTGGCCCGCCGCTGGCGCGGGCCGCTGCCGCCGCTGGTGCACAACCAGTACGGGCCGACCGAGTGCGTGCTCGCCACCCACCACCGCCTCACCGCGACCGACACCGCCGGGCCGGTGCCCATCGGCACGGCCATCGCCGGCCGGGAGGTCCTGGTGCTGGACGACCGGCTGCGGTCCTGCCCGGACGGGGTCCCGGGCCGGCTGTACGTGCGCTCGGACCACCTGGCGGGCGCCTACCACCGCAGGCGTGCCGACACAGCGGCGGCCTACGTCCCGGACCCGTGGCGGCCCGGCGGCACCCTCTACCACACCGGCGACCTCGGCCGCCGCCGTGACGGCGTCCTGGAGTTCCTCGGGCGCTCCGACCTCCAGCTCAAGATCCGGGGCAACCGCGTCGAGCCCGCGGGGGTCGAGGCGCTGCTGGCCGACCACCCCGACGTGCGGGAGGCGGTGGTGACCGCCCACGACGGCGGCGGCCCCGCCCCGGTGCTGGTCGGCTACGTGGTCCCCGCCTCCGGGCGCACACCGGACCCGGCCGCGCTGCGGGCGCACCTGGCCGCACGGTTGCCCTCGCCGAGCGTGCCCGACGTCGTGCTGGTGCTGGACGACCTGCCCCGCACCCGCTCGAACAAGGTCGACTACCGGAACCTGCCCGCGCCCGGCGCGCGCCCGGTCGGTGGCCAGGCCGAACGGCCGAGGACGGGCGCGGAGGAGGTCGTGGCCCGGGCGTGGCGGGACGTGCTCGGCCTGGACCGGGTCGGCCGCGACACCAACTTCTTCGACGCGGGCGGCAACTCCCTGCTCGCCGCCCGGCTGCAACTGCTGCTCATCGAACGGCTGGGCAGGCCGGTGCGACTGGTGGACGTGTTCGCGCACCCCACCATCGCCGAGCTGACCGCCCGCGTCCTGGCCACCGGTCCGCGGGCGCCCGAGCAGGACGGCGCCCGAGCCGACCGGCGCCGGGCGGCCCTGCGGTCGCTCTCCCGCGCCCGCGGGGGCGTGCGCCGAACCGACGACGATGGAGAGGTCCACAGTGGACGTTGA
- the hutH gene encoding histidine ammonia-lyase: protein MNGHTITREDYSIDALVEIVRERPELRLADDVVADIAAGRKFVDELSRRGEHVYGVNTGFGSLCETRIDSAEVEELQRNHVLSHACGVGEPVPEAVSRLVLLIKLLTLRSGRTGISPGTVEALIALWNAGVIPAIPARGTVGASGDLAPLAHLSLPLLGLGQVHWEGRLTPAAEALADAGLAPIRLQAKDGLALTNGVQYINALAAEAVHRATLLTRCADVVAAVSTQAFSCSDNFYHPLYHSTSRNRHRHDVVRNLGLLLAGGNHAALPTCNRSRQDPYSFRCLPQVHAAARQVVDFAATVVTEECNGVSDNPLFFAEENLVLMGGNLHGQSTATTLDCLAISLADLSAISERRSYQLLSGQRGLPDFLTRNAGLHSGFMVAQYSAAALVNENKTLASPASVDTIPTCQLQEDHVSMGGTAALKLRQVLDNVEHVLAIELMLAVQATELNADLRVSPATARVVQDFREVVPALREDRVLSDDMANARRFLLDNGPLWTEDLGLS from the coding sequence ATGAACGGGCACACGATCACCCGGGAAGACTATTCGATCGACGCTCTGGTCGAAATCGTCCGGGAACGGCCGGAGCTGCGTTTGGCCGATGACGTGGTGGCCGACATCGCGGCCGGCCGGAAATTCGTCGACGAGCTGAGCAGGCGGGGCGAACACGTCTACGGCGTGAACACCGGTTTCGGATCGCTGTGCGAAACGCGGATCGACTCGGCCGAGGTCGAGGAGTTGCAGCGCAACCACGTCCTCTCGCACGCCTGCGGTGTGGGCGAGCCGGTGCCGGAGGCGGTCTCCCGCCTGGTGCTGCTGATCAAGCTGCTGACCCTGCGCAGCGGTCGCACCGGGATCTCGCCCGGCACGGTGGAGGCCCTGATCGCGCTGTGGAACGCCGGGGTCATCCCGGCGATCCCGGCCCGGGGCACGGTCGGCGCGAGCGGCGACCTCGCCCCGCTGGCGCACCTGTCGCTGCCGCTGCTGGGGCTCGGCCAAGTGCACTGGGAAGGGCGGCTGACCCCGGCCGCCGAGGCGCTGGCGGACGCCGGGCTCGCGCCGATCAGGTTGCAGGCCAAGGACGGACTGGCGCTGACCAACGGCGTGCAGTACATCAACGCGCTGGCCGCCGAGGCGGTGCACCGGGCCACGCTGCTGACCCGCTGCGCGGACGTCGTGGCCGCGGTGAGCACCCAGGCGTTCAGCTGCTCCGACAACTTCTACCACCCGCTCTACCACAGCACCTCGCGCAACCGGCACCGCCACGACGTGGTCCGCAACCTCGGACTCCTGCTGGCGGGCGGCAACCACGCGGCCCTGCCGACGTGCAACCGGTCCCGGCAGGACCCCTACTCCTTCCGCTGCCTGCCCCAGGTGCACGCCGCAGCCCGCCAGGTCGTGGACTTCGCCGCGACGGTGGTGACCGAGGAGTGCAACGGGGTTTCGGACAACCCGCTGTTCTTCGCGGAGGAGAACCTCGTGCTGATGGGTGGCAACCTGCACGGCCAGTCCACCGCGACCACGCTGGACTGCCTCGCGATCTCGCTGGCCGACCTCTCGGCGATCTCCGAGCGCCGTTCGTACCAGCTGCTGTCCGGGCAGCGCGGGCTGCCGGACTTCCTCACCCGCAACGCCGGGCTGCACTCCGGTTTCATGGTCGCGCAGTACTCGGCGGCGGCGTTGGTCAACGAGAACAAGACCCTCGCCTCCCCGGCCAGCGTGGACACCATTCCCACCTGCCAGTTGCAGGAGGACCACGTCAGCATGGGCGGCACCGCCGCGCTGAAGCTGCGCCAGGTGCTGGACAACGTCGAGCACGTGCTGGCCATCGAGCTGATGCTGGCGGTGCAGGCCACCGAGCTGAACGCGGACCTGCGCGTATCGCCGGCGACCGCGCGGGTCGTGCAGGACTTCCGGGAGGTGGTGCCCGCGTTGCGGGAGGACCGCGTGCTCAGCGACGACATGGCGAACGCCCGGCGCTTCCTGCTGGACAACGGTCCGCTGTGGACCGAAGACCTGGGACTGTCCTGA
- the cysC gene encoding adenylyl-sulfate kinase, which yields MAGDGRLAADDPPHQLTDKDLLRFITCGSVDDGKSTLIGRLLHEARLVLDDQFAVLVAESARRGMPASTPDFSLLVDGLAAEREQGITIDVAHRYFATATRRFVVGDSPGHEQYTRNMVTAASTADAAVVLVDAAGGVRPQTRRHLYLVSLLGIRHVLVVVNKLDLLGYSVEAFEHVEREMAALARAAGLPPVHCLPASALHGDNIVRPSSRTPWYRGPSLLRWLESVPVGDDRARGGPARLPVQVVLRREGGFRGYAGPVVGGELRPGDEVVVLPGGARGTVDRIVTYDGDRESAVAGQSVAVTLVEDVDVGRGDLLCAADRPATVADRIEADLVWLDRRELHVGRGYLLKLGTGLVGAVVSGVVGRLEVGTLAEVPATSLGLNEIARCELVFDRPLAFDLYQDNRDTGAFLLIDRVDGATLGAGMVRGVLGRSRHLYWQQVTVDREQRAAGKGHRPSVVWLTGLSGAGKTTIADLLERRLHSLGVHTYLLDGDNVRHGLNRDLGFSAADRVENIRRVAEVARLMADAGLVVIVALISPFRAERATAKGLVPEGDFHEVFVDAPLAVAEARDPKGLYAKARRGELPGFTGVDSPYEPPEHPDLRVDTSTCTPEAAVRAVLGLLHRRGVLRATEK from the coding sequence ATGGCGGGCGACGGGCGACTCGCGGCAGACGACCCGCCGCACCAGCTGACCGACAAGGACCTGCTGCGGTTCATCACCTGTGGCAGCGTGGACGACGGCAAGAGCACCCTCATCGGCAGGCTGCTCCACGAGGCGAGGCTGGTGCTGGACGACCAGTTCGCCGTGCTGGTGGCGGAGTCCGCCCGGCGGGGGATGCCCGCGTCCACCCCGGACTTCTCCCTGCTGGTGGACGGGCTCGCCGCCGAACGGGAGCAGGGCATCACCATCGACGTGGCCCACCGCTACTTCGCCACGGCCACTCGGCGGTTCGTGGTGGGCGACTCGCCCGGACACGAGCAGTACACCCGGAACATGGTCACCGCCGCCTCCACGGCGGACGCCGCCGTGGTCCTGGTCGACGCCGCCGGCGGAGTGCGCCCGCAGACCCGCAGGCACCTGTACCTGGTGTCGCTGCTGGGCATCCGGCACGTACTGGTGGTGGTCAACAAGCTGGACCTGCTGGGCTACTCCGTCGAGGCGTTCGAGCACGTGGAGCGGGAGATGGCCGCACTGGCGCGCGCGGCCGGCCTGCCCCCGGTGCACTGCCTGCCCGCGTCCGCGCTGCACGGCGACAACATCGTGCGGCCCAGCTCCAGGACGCCCTGGTACCGGGGCCCCTCGCTGCTGCGGTGGCTGGAGTCGGTGCCGGTCGGCGACGACCGCGCGCGTGGCGGCCCGGCGCGGCTGCCGGTGCAGGTGGTCCTGCGGCGGGAAGGGGGTTTCCGGGGTTACGCGGGCCCGGTGGTCGGCGGCGAACTGCGCCCGGGGGACGAGGTCGTGGTGCTGCCCGGCGGTGCCCGGGGCACGGTGGACCGCATCGTCACCTACGACGGCGACCGGGAGTCGGCCGTGGCCGGGCAGTCGGTCGCGGTCACCCTCGTCGAGGACGTCGACGTCGGCCGCGGCGACCTGCTGTGCGCGGCCGACCGGCCCGCCACCGTGGCCGACCGGATCGAGGCCGACCTGGTGTGGCTGGACCGGCGGGAGCTGCACGTCGGCCGGGGCTACCTGCTCAAGCTCGGTACCGGGCTGGTCGGTGCCGTCGTGTCGGGCGTGGTCGGCAGGCTGGAGGTCGGCACCCTCGCCGAGGTGCCGGCGACCTCGTTGGGGCTCAACGAGATCGCGCGCTGCGAGCTGGTCTTCGACCGGCCGCTCGCCTTCGACCTCTACCAGGACAACCGGGACACCGGCGCCTTCCTGCTCATCGACCGGGTGGACGGCGCGACGCTGGGGGCGGGCATGGTCCGGGGCGTACTCGGCCGGAGCAGGCACCTGTACTGGCAGCAGGTGACCGTGGACCGGGAGCAGCGGGCCGCGGGCAAGGGCCACCGGCCGTCGGTGGTGTGGCTGACCGGGCTGTCCGGCGCGGGCAAGACCACGATCGCCGACCTGCTGGAGCGGCGGTTGCACAGCCTGGGCGTGCACACCTACCTGCTCGACGGCGACAACGTCCGGCACGGGCTCAACCGCGACCTCGGTTTCAGCGCCGCCGACCGGGTGGAGAACATCCGCCGGGTGGCCGAGGTCGCCCGGCTGATGGCCGACGCCGGCCTGGTCGTGATCGTGGCGCTCATCTCGCCGTTCCGGGCCGAGCGCGCCACGGCCAAGGGACTGGTGCCCGAGGGCGATTTCCACGAGGTGTTCGTGGACGCGCCGCTCGCGGTGGCGGAGGCGCGCGACCCCAAGGGCCTCTACGCCAAGGCGCGGCGGGGCGAGCTGCCCGGGTTCACCGGTGTCGACTCGCCCTACGAACCGCCGGAGCACCCGGACCTCCGGGTGGACACCTCGACCTGCACGCCGGAGGCGGCGGTCCGGGCCGTGCTCGGCCTGCTCCACCGGAGGGGGGTGCTGCGGGCGACCGAGAAATAA